The Corticium candelabrum chromosome 18, ooCorCand1.1, whole genome shotgun sequence genome includes a region encoding these proteins:
- the LOC134193831 gene encoding dnaJ homolog subfamily C member 22-like translates to MENEEVEVDEKPQTRKSLCIAYLLWLLFGVFGAHHFYLRRTSQCFLWWSSVGGLFFVGWVRDLFRMPDYVADANEDHDYMEKLKIDFKSRSQPSLSVSRVIGQVTFGIFYAVLVDIAIPEGFSDYVHFVLTPLGCACGVYLVGTVGRQSGKFGYTLGSSYIGEIISKWVMDFKAPTFWVALLSTAGFNWYRGNKLKYKKQSFCKRLGMLLLGMVVVWSLFGSYLYFNCEVTTEDGEKIKLRDAIMHVINSPAWREFWDTMGIVWQRLRQQGFYESYQKMVELADFEGEQRALQVLGVDKDASDDEIKKAYKKLVLKYHPDKVKGTESPDKFIEIQEAYERLMKLRTRKGKKAGRTKTVHDDL, encoded by the coding sequence ATGGAGAACGAGGAGGTAGAAGTGGACGAGAAGCCTCAGACTAGGAAAAGTTTGTGTATTGCATACTTGCTGTGGCTCTTATTTGGTGTATTTGGCGCTCACCATTTCTATTTACGCCGAACGTCGCAATGCTTTCTCTGGTGGTCGTCAGTTGGTGGTCTCTTTTTTGTTGGATGGGTTCGAGACTTATTTCGCATGCCAGACTATGTTGCAGACGCTAATGAAGATCACGACTACATGGAAAAATTGAAGATAGACTTCAAAAGTCGCTCTCAACCAAGTCTGTCAGTGTCTCGTGTGATTGGTCAAGTCACTTTTGGCATTTTCTACGCTGTGCTTGTGGACATTGCAATACCTGAAGGATTTTCTGATTATGTGCATTTCGTCTTAACTCCATTGGGGTGTGCATGTGGCGTTTACCTTGTGGGAACGGTTGGAAGACAGAGTGGAAAGTTTGGATACACGTTGGGAAGCTCGTATATTGGCGAAATTATTTCAAAGTGGGTTATGGACTTTAAGGCTCCCACATTTTGGGTGGCTTTGCTGTCAACTGCTGGTTTCAATTGGTATCGAGGAAATaaactaaaatataaaaagCAATCATTTTGTAAACGATTAGGAATGCTGTTGTTGGGAATGGTAGTGGTGTGGAGTCTGTTTGGTTCCTATTTGTATTTCAACTGTGAAGTTACAACTGAAGATGGAGAGAAGATCAAGCTGCGTGATGCTATCATGCATGTTATTAATTCCCCTGCATGGCGGGAGTTCTGGGATACTATGGGCATCGTATGGCAACGGCTAAGACAACAAGGCTTCTATGAGTCTTATCAGAAAATGGTTGAGTTAGCTGATTTTGAGGGTGAACAGCGTGCACTTCAAGTATTGGGAGTTGACAAAGATGCTTCTGATGATGAAATCAAGAAAGCATACAAAAAACTTGTATTGAAATATCATCCTGACAAAGTGAAGGGAACAGAATCGCCCGATAAATTTATTGAGATCCAAGAGGCGTATGAAAGACTAATGAAATTAAGGACAAGGAAAGGCAAAAAGGCAGGAAGGACAAAAACAGTGCATGATGATTTATAA
- the LOC134193909 gene encoding leucine-rich repeat-containing protein 47-like, with translation MAARASLELNLHGDEVSKIVTEKGVVEEEVFSSGLKVLSFTSCSALQALPSFVGHLKDLLTLTVSHCGLCLLPDEMGQLTELKYLDLSFNALESLPESLGQCVHMQTINLSHNKLRALPLFEKGLETLRRLDISHNEFQVLPLPELRPKGLHEMIACTNQLTSLSDDIHTLTLLKDLDVSDNQLEVLPVELTACTKLKCLNVEGNPIKDRRLAKLLASHGLTKPKSILDYLSTFVVAAASSSGTKSTKSKKKAKSKSVSDDQVVEKPVRFFVRVLQSDPIHTVTFVDTVLPVRPFIVCVIVKGLDLSAQEVMRNFISLQTKLHEGVCEKRRVATIATHDLGMLQFPLTFEARQSSDIEIRPLGQSTDVTAADLVQELSASKKGDSTGLKRFLGLIPDPDLYACFMDATGKTISLPPLTNCDQTKVSALTKDVFVEVTSRKSVGTCRMVLDLFVGKLLDGRFALSGNQEQDLDDWLSNEKPPGLVVQQVRVNTSNGKLRVIYPSRDDLVIDSVKVERSFLQK, from the exons ATGGCGGCTAGGGCAAGTCTCGAACTCAATCTCCACGGAGATGAAGTTTCAAAGATTGTAACCGAGAAGGGAGTTGTTGAAGAGGAAGTATTTAGTTCTGGACTGAAAGTTCTAAGTTTCACTTCATGTTCTGCGTTACAAGCTCTTCCGTCCTTTGTGGGTCATCTGAAGGATCTTCTAACGCTCACTGTTAGTCACTGTGGTCTTTGTTTGCTACCAGATGAAATGGGACAACTGACAGAGCTCAAATATCTCGATCTGTCTTTTAATGCGCTTGAAAGTTTACCGGAATCTCTGGGGCAGTGTGTTCACATGCAGACAATCAACTTGAGTCACAATAAACTTCGAGCTCTGCCTTTGTTTGAGAAAGGTCTGGAGACTCTACGGCGACTTGACATAAGTCATAACGAGTTTCAAGTTCTTCCTTTACCTGAACTTCGACCTAAAGGTCTTCATGAGATGATTGCCTGTACAAATCAGTTAACGTCGTTGTCTGATGATATCCATACTCTTACACTGCTCAAAGATCTTGATGTGTCAGACAATCAGTTAGAAGTTCTTCCTGTGGAGTTGACAGCTTGTACCAAATTAAAGTGTCTGAATGTTGAAGGAAATCCTATCAAAGATCGAAGGCTTGCTAAACTGCTGGCCAGTCATGGTTTAACGAAGCCAAAGTCCATATTAGACTATTTGAGTACATTTGTGGTCGCAGCAGCATCTAGTAGTGGAACTAAATCAACAAAGAGTAAAAAGAAAGCAAAATCTAAATCCGTGTCTGATGATCAGGTTGTGGAGAAGCCTGTGCGGTTTTTTGTTCGAGTACTTCAAAGTGATCCAATTCACACAGTCACATTTGTGGATACTGTCTTGCCAGTACGGccatttattgtgtgtgtgattgtgaaGGGATTGGATTTGAGTGCACAAGAAGTAATGCGGAACTTTATTTCTCTTCAA ACAAAGCTACATGAAGGTGTATGTGAGAAACGGCGAGTTGCAACTATAGCAACTCATGATTTAGGTATGCTTCAATTTCCATTGACATTTGAAGCAAGGCAATCCTCTGACATTGAGATCAGGCCATTAGGTCAGTCCACTGATGTGACTGCAGCAGATTTGGTGCAAGAATTATCAGCTTCAAAGAAAGGAGATAGTACTGGATTAAAGAG ATTCCTTGGTCTCATTCCTGATCCTGATCTCTATGCATGCTTTATGGATGCAACTGGAAAAACCATATCTTTACCACCATTAACTAATTGTGATCAAACTAAG GTATCCGCTTTAACAAAAGATGTGTTTGTCGAAGTAACATCTAGGAAAAGTGTCGGCACATGTCGAATGGTGTTAGACCTTTTTGTAGGAAAATTATTAGATGGACGGTTTGCTTTGTCAGGAAATCAAGAACAAGATCTTGATGATTGGTTGAGCAATGAGAAACCACCCGGTCTTGTTGTTCAACAGGTTAGAGTCAATACAAGCAATGGAAAGTTACGTGTCATTTATCCTTCTCGAGATGACCTCGTCATTGACTCAGTCAAAGTCGAACGCTCATTCCTTCAGAAATGA